A portion of the Krasilnikovia cinnamomea genome contains these proteins:
- a CDS encoding class I SAM-dependent methyltransferase → MSADHYFSADPAAPARHGTVEFSVGGRDYALAVASGVFSAGRLDPGTAVLLRKGVLPTAATSGTLLDLGCGYGPIACVLASEAPAATVYAVDVNARARELAAANADTLGLADRLRVAAPDGVPAAVTFDEIWSNPPTHVGKAELHAMLERWLPRLTPDGVAWLVINKNLGGDSLHAWLVGLGWEVARIASQRGFRVLRVARKTA, encoded by the coding sequence GTGAGTGCCGACCATTACTTCAGTGCCGACCCGGCGGCGCCGGCGCGGCACGGGACGGTGGAGTTCAGCGTCGGGGGGCGCGACTACGCGCTCGCCGTGGCGTCGGGTGTGTTCTCCGCGGGGCGGCTCGACCCGGGCACCGCCGTACTGTTGCGCAAGGGTGTGCTGCCCACGGCCGCGACCTCGGGCACCCTGCTCGACCTCGGCTGCGGTTACGGACCGATCGCCTGCGTGCTGGCCAGCGAGGCCCCGGCCGCGACGGTCTACGCCGTCGACGTCAACGCCCGCGCCCGCGAACTGGCGGCGGCCAACGCGGACACCCTCGGCCTGGCGGACCGCCTGCGGGTGGCCGCGCCCGACGGCGTCCCCGCGGCGGTGACGTTCGACGAGATCTGGAGCAATCCGCCCACCCACGTCGGCAAGGCGGAGTTGCACGCGATGCTGGAGCGCTGGCTGCCCCGCCTCACGCCGGACGGTGTGGCCTGGCTGGTGATCAACAAGAACCTCGGCGGGGACTCGTTGCACGCGTGGCTGGTCGGGCTCGGCTGGGAGGTCGCCCGGATCGCCAGCCAGCGCGGCTTCCGGGTGCTGCGGGTGGCCCGGAAAACCGCCTGA